Proteins found in one Cricetulus griseus strain 17A/GY chromosome X, alternate assembly CriGri-PICRH-1.0, whole genome shotgun sequence genomic segment:
- the Cldn2 gene encoding claudin-2 — translation MASLGVQLVGYILGLLGLLGTSIAMLLPNWRTSSYVGASIVTAVGFSKGLWMECATHSTGITQCDIYSTLLGLPADIQAAQAMMVTSSAMSSLACIISVVGMRCTVFCQESRAKDRVAVVGGVFFILGGILGFIPVAWNLHGILRDFYSPLVPDSMKFEIGEALYLGIISSLFSLVAGVILCFSCSPRGNRTNYYDGYQAQPLATRSSPRPGQQLKAKSEFNSYSLTGYV, via the coding sequence ATGGCCTCCCTTGGCGTCCAACTGGTGGGCTACATCCTAGGCCTTTTGGGGCTTTTAGGCACATCGATTGCCATGTTGCTTCCCAACTGGCGAACAAGTTCTTATGTTGGTGCCAGCATTGTGACAGCGGTTGGCTTTTCCAAGGGCCTCTGGATGGAGTGTGCTACGCACAGCACAGGCATCACCCAGTGTGACATCTACAGTACACTTCTAGGACTTCCTGCTGACATCCAGGCTGCCCAGGCCATGATGGTGACATCCAGTGCAATGTCCTCACTGGCCTGCATTATCTCTGTGGTGGGCATGAGATGCACAGTGTTCTGCCAGGAATCTCGAGCTAAGGACAGAGTGGCTGTAGTGGGTGGAGTTTTCTTCATCCTTGGCGGCATCCTGGGTTTTATCCCAGTTGCCTGGAATCTTCATGGCATCCTTCGGGACTTCTACTCACCACTGGTTCCAGACAGCATGAAATTTGAGATTGGAGAGGCGCTTTACTTGGGCATTATCTCATCCCTGTTCTCCCTGGTAGCTGGAGTTATTCTCTGCTTTTCCTGCTCGCCTCGAGGAAATCGTACCAACTACTATGATGGCTACCAGGCCCAGCCTCTTGCCACTAGGAGCTCTCCAAGGCCTGGTCAACAGCTCAAAGCCAAGAGTGAGTTCAACTCCTACAGCCTGACTGGGTATGTGTGA